The sequence CGAACCTAGCCGAGTCCAGCAGACGTGAGACACATCACCACACCGACACAGCGAAGAGCACAGTCGGTCGGTAACCTCACACAACGGTCACTTACCATGGACAACCAAATCACGGAGCAGCACAGCAGCAGCGATTCTCAAGACGACCAACAATCAGATGAGTCTATTCAAAGTGTTGTTCCAACCATTTCAATATCTGATTTATCTCATAATGCACATTGCAGCAAGGACATTCCGAAACCTATGTCAGAAAATCATCGAGAATCGGAAATTCAAATCAAAAAAAGGATGTCTGAGGTACCCCCGCTAGGACAATTGAATGGATCTCAGCGATTTAAATTGCAACAGAACGAGTTGCATTTAGATACCCTCAATCATACCAATCAAGAACTTCATCAAGCACTGGAGAGTTCAAGTCTACCCCCACTCACGTGCGAGGAGTTGAATGGGTTGGAACGAACTATCAACGCGGATTGGAAGGAGATGCTCGACGTTCATACGAGTTTAAGCGACGAGTTAAATCCAACTCAAGAGGACATCATCAAGGAGACCTTCCAGAGCGCAACAGTCCTGAAGAGAGAGTGTCTCAGGATGATCTTTCGTCTAAATGGAGAGTTGCAGAGAAAATCAGCTCAGAGCAACTCAACCTCATCAAGTCAGTTACATCAATTAAAGCGCATCAGCTTACCTCCATTCGATGGGAGGCACTCAGAATGGAAACAATTCAGTGACCTGTTTCAGTCATTGGTAGGAAAGGATCAATCCATCCCGCCAGTGCAGAAGCTGTTTCGACTGAAAGAAGCCCTGAGGGGAACAGCTGCTAGTCTCATATCTACGTTCACAGTTACTGACGATAATTACGAGAAAGCTTGGGAGAAGCTCGTGAGGAAGTACGAGGATCCCAGATTGATTACTCAAGCTCTATTCAATCGAATCCTCAATCTTCCGAAAATCAGCAAGGCAACTGAGGAGAGCCTCAGCTCCAATTCAGCAGCCGCTCTGGAGACAATGGACCAGCTTGTAGCCATGACTGGTCTATCCAAGGAGCAGCTTATCGAACAGATGATCGTACATCTACTCAGGAAGTCACTGGACACTGAGACATTAAGAGCCTGGGAGCTGTATGTGGGCAGCTCTAAGGATTTTCCTACCTTGCAAGAAGTCACTAGCTTCGTTGACTCTTGCGGTAGAGGTATCAACGCTGGCTCTAAGCTACATGCAAACACAGAGAAAAACCATCAGAGTACATCAGCAATGCATCATCGAAAGAAGAGCGCTCTCGTCGTAGCGAGTGCTCAGAAAGAGCCAGGACAAACCCCAaaggatttttcaaaggaCAACTGTGCCTTCTGCAAGGAGGCACACTTCATCTCCAGCTGTCCTAAATTCATCGATCTATCACCTGAGAAGAGGAATGAGGTGGTGGCCAGCAAAAGGCTGTGTTTCAATTGTCTTGGACCACATCTGTTCTCCAAATGTAAGAGCAGCAAGACTTGTTACACCTGCAAGAGAAGACACCACACCCTCATTCACGGCGGAAACTCCTACACTGGAAGTGGAGGGGCTGAACGAAGACTTTCCACAGCAGGAGACCAACCAATCGCCGGACCCTCGCATAACGGAAGTGAGTAAAATTTCCTACTCATAATCCACTCGAGCATTCACTGATCGCATTTAAACCACATCTTAGTAGCACGAGAAAATTCATCAACATCAATCATCAATGAGAAGATCAGTGAGCCAACGGAGAAAATCATCGAGGAAGGTATCAACAATCAGGAAATCAGCCAGCAGAGCAGTCATCATTCTTCAGGAGATCATCAGCACGTACTGCTTGCAACAGCACAAGCCAAAGCTTATTCAGCGAAGGGCTATTCACTCCTAGCAAGGATACTAATCGATCAAGGCTCAGAGCTATCATTCGTCTCTGACTCTTTAGTGCATCAGCTTCAACTTCAACGGAGGTCATCATCAATAGAAATAGCAGGAATAGGAGGAATCAATTCAGGTCGCACGAGAGGAGTCGTTTCAATACTTCTCCAGGCAGTTCATACCACGCAACAAATTCAAATCCACGCACATATTTTAAAGAAGTTAACCGCAAGACTGCCATCGTTCTCGTGTTCGACAACCGGGATCAACCACTTCCGAGGTCTTCAGCTAGCTGATCCTGGCTATCTTACACCTGGTCCAATAGACATCATCATAGGGGCGGACATCTACGGGCGGATCATCGAAAACAGAGTCGTCAAGCCCAAACAAACTCACCTAGTTGGCCAACAAACGATTTTCGGCTGGATAATAACCGGGCCAATCGAGAATCAAGGTTGTTCACCGAGAGTATCCCTAACGGCCGTAAGGAACTCATCGAACGAACAACTATTAGAGCTATTGCAAAAATTCTGGACCCAGGAGGAGTTACCATATAACTCACATCAAGAGCTATCACCAGAGGAAATCGAGTGCGAAGAATTCTTTAAACGCACACACTTCAGAGATATCAAAGGACGGTACATAGTGAGACTACCCTTAAGGACATCAGCAAAAGTGCTAGGAGAATCGAGATTCATTGCCTCAAGGCAACTCCAATCAGTCACAAGGCGCCTCAAATCAAACGCGGCCTACGCCAAACTCTACACAGAATTCATCGAGGAGTACGAGTCACTTGGACACATGAAGAAATCAGCGGAGAGCACAGAACCCGCAATAGCCTATTATCTACCGCATCATGGGGTTCTGCGCACAGACGCAATCACAACAAAGTTAAGAGTTGTGTTCAATGGATCAAGTCCAAGTTCATCGGGGTTGTCGCTGAACGACATCCTCTACCCTGGTGAAAAACTTCAGGTTGACACAATGAACGTGCTGACCTGGCTTAGAAGACATCGGTTCACATTTGGAACGGACATCGTGAAGATGTTCAGACAAATAGCAGTGCATGAAGACGATTGGGATCTACAAAGGATTCTGTGGCTTAACGAGAATCATGAGCTCATCATCTATAGACTTACCCCAGTAACCTATGGACTCAATTGCTCTCCATGGCTCTCACTTCGAGTCCTTCAACAATTAGCCGAAGACGAAGGACATCGCTATCCAGCCGCAGTCGAGACTCTCACCAAAGGCCGTTATGTAGATGACATTTACGGCGGAGCAGACACAGTACATCAGCTTAAAGAAATCGCTTGGCAGCTACAAGGTCTCTGCGAAGCAGGAGGATTTCCCCTACAGAAGTGGAGCACCAACTGCCCAACGGCACTGGAAGATTTAGGTTTATCAACTAATTCATCACCTATCCAATTCGAGGAGTCTATTACTAAGGTGCTCGGACTGTGCTGGCACCAATCGAGTGACACATTTCGTTACAAATCCAAGGAATTCACCTCACAGACCTTTACTAAGAGATCAGTGCTATCAGAGATAGCCCAACTATTCGATCCATTAGGATTTCTAGCTCCAGTCGTCGTACGAGGCAAGATGATCATCCAGGACTTATGGAGACTCAAAATCAATTGGGATGAATCACTTCCTCAGGAGTACGTTCGAAAATGGAGAAACTTCAGAGAAAATATCAATGAACTAGAGAAGATATCTGTACCCAGATGGCTGAGAATCTCATCAAACACATCTGGCATCGAGATTCACGGATTTGCAGATGCATCAACCGTTGCAATGAGTGCAGTGGTGTATATCCGTTGCAAGGAGATCAACAAACCAGCATCAGTGACAATGGTCTGCGCTAAAACAAAGGTGGCGCCTCTCAAACGTATGACCATCCCCAGACTCGAGTTAACCGCAGCTGTACTGCTCACTCAGTTAGTGGTCACAACGCAGAAGATGCTGGAATTAACAGACGAGAAAATTCACCTGTGGTCTGATTCAGCAGTAGCACTGGCTTGGATCAGGAGCCACTCATCACGATGGAAGGACTTCGTTCAAAATcgagtaaataaaattcaggaGTCACTTCCCACCGCTACCTGGAGGCACATCAGTGGAAAGGAAAATCCAGCTGACTGCGCCTCCAGGGGAATAACAACGAGGGAATTATCAGAGCATAAACTATGGTGGTCAGGACCCGAGTGGCTAACTCAAGAGAATGACCACTGGCCATCATCACCAATCGACATTCCAGAGGAAGCAGCAATAGAAGCAAGAGCAACTCCAGCTCATCCAGCAACAGCAATGCAGGTTAAAGAAATTGCGGCAATCCTCAATAAATACTCAACACTAGAGAAAGTCCTACAAGTATCAGCCACAATAAGTAGGGCAATCAAGAGATTTAGAAGAGAAGAGGTCCCCCAGTCACCTGTCCTTACAACTCAAGAGCTCAACGAGGCCAGGATATTCTGGGTAAAATTAACACAAACTCAATATTTTGCCTCTGCTTACAGGATACTTGTGAGAGATCAACAACTGCCAAAAAATCATCCAATGGCTAAGTTGACGCCAATAATCAATGAAGAGGGCATCATCAGACTTGGTGGCCGCCTCAAAAACTCTCTATTAGACCCTGACGAGATTCATCCAGTTATTCTACCTCGTCAGTCTCGCCTCACCACATTAATTATCGAAGAAGCTCATCGGAGAACCCTGCATGGCGGCATTCAACTAACACTAGCCTACACCCGCCAGAAATATTGGATCATCGGAGGACGAGGAACGGTACGCGCGTATATTTTACGCTGCGCCATTTGCACCAGGCACCGAGCAAGAAGGGCGCAGCAACAGATGGGCCAGCTACCAGCCGTAAGAGTATCTCCGACGAGAGCGTTTCTCCACACGGGAGTGGACTACGCAGGACCCCTTCCCATCCTCAAATGGCGACCCACAAACGCTCAACCCTCACGGGTACATATTGCAGTATTTGTGTGTTTTAGTACATCAGCAGTCCATTTGGAGTTGGTTACAAGGGAAACGGTAGAGGGATTCATCGGAGCCTATAAGAGATTCACCGGAAGGAGAGGTATCCCAAAGGTCATGTACAGTGACAACGCAACAACGTTCACCGGAACG is a genomic window of Diachasmimorpha longicaudata isolate KC_UGA_2023 chromosome 16, iyDiaLong2, whole genome shotgun sequence containing:
- the LOC135170222 gene encoding uncharacterized protein LOC135170222, which produces MDNQITEQHSSSDSQDDQQSDESIQSVVPTISISDLSHNAHCSKDIPKPMSENHRESEIQIKKRMSEVPPLGQLNGSQRFKLQQNELHLDTLNHTNQELHQALESSSLPPLTCEELNGLERTINADWKEMLDVHTSLSDELNPTQEDIIKETFQSATVLKRECLRMIFRLNGELQRKSAQSNSTSSSQLHQLKRISLPPFDGRHSEWKQFSDLFQSLVGKDQSIPPVQKLFRLKEALRGTAASLISTFTVTDDNYEKAWEKLVRKYEDPRLITQALFNRILNLPKISKATEESLSSNSAAALETMDQLVAMTGLSKEQLIEQMIVHLLRKSLDTETLRAWELYVGSSKDFPTLQEVTSFVDSCGRGINAGSKLHANTEKNHQSTSAMHHRKKSALVVASAQKEPGQTPKDFSKDNCAFCKEAHFISSCPKFIDLSPEKRNEVVASKRLCFNCLGPHLFSKCKSSKTCYTCKRRHHTLIHGGNSYTGSGGAERRLSTAGDQPIAGPSHNGIARENSSTSIINEKISEPTEKIIEEGINNQEISQQSSHHSSGDHQHVLLATAQAKAYSAKGYSLLARILIDQGSELSFVSDSLVHQLQLQRRSSSIEIAGIGGINSGRTRGVVSILLQAVHTTQQIQIHAHILKKLTARLPSFSCSTTGINHFRGLQLADPGYLTPGPIDIIIGADIYGRIIENRVVKPKQTHLVGQQTIFGWIITGPIENQGCSPRVSLTAVRNSSNEQLLELLQKFWTQEELPYNSHQELSPEEIECEEFFKRTHFRDIKGRYIVRLPLRTSAKVLGESRFIASRQLQSVTRRLKSNAAYAKLYTEFIEEYESLGHMKKSAESTEPAIAYYLPHHGVLRTDAITTKLRVVFNGSSPSSSGLSLNDILYPGEKLQVDTMNVLTWLRRHRFTFGTDIVKMFRQIAVHEDDWDLQRILWLNENHELIIYRLTPVTYGLNCSPWLSLRVLQQLAEDEGHRYPAAVETLTKGRYVDDIYGGADTVHQLKEIAWQLQGLCEAGGFPLQKWSTNCPTALEDLGLSTNSSPIQFEESITKVLGLCWHQSSDTFRYKSKEFTSQTFTKRSVLSEIAQLFDPLGFLAPVVVRGKMIIQDLWRLKINWDESLPQEYVRKWRNFRENINELEKISVPRWLRISSNTSGIEIHGFADASTVAMSAVVYIRCKEINKPASVTMVCAKTKVAPLKRMTIPRLELTAAVLLTQLVVTTQKMLELTDEKIHLWSDSAVALAWIRSHSSRWKDFVQNRVNKIQESLPTATWRHISGKENPADCASRGITTRELSEHKLWWSGPEWLTQENDHWPSSPIDIPEEAAIEARATPAHPATAMQVKEIAAILNKYSTLEKVLQVSATISRAIKRFRREEVPQSPVLTTQELNEARIFWVKLTQTQYFASAYRILVRDQQLPKNHPMAKLTPIINEEGIIRLGGRLKNSLLDPDEIHPVILPRQSRLTTLIIEEAHRRTLHGGIQLTLAYTRQKYWIIGGRGTVRAYILRCAICTRHRARRAQQQMGQLPAVRVSPTRAFLHTGVDYAGPLPILKWRPTNAQPSRVHIAVFVCFSTSAVHLELVTRETVEGFIGAYKRFTGRRGIPKVMYSDNATTFTGTSKVLTRLYNQQTEENQRIQAALATNGTQWSFSPPRAPHFGGKWEAAVKSTKHHLKRVLGPSTYTYEELNSVLVQIEACLNSRPITPMSDDPEDLQALTPGHFLIGEPLQLVPEPSLVNENPIKLQRWNLVTQKVQQFWARWSRECLQRYQAIYKWNQRRENIKVGDMVLMVDEDYPPAQWPIARVIAVHPGADSLTRVATVRTSRAVVPTNQNGTPIIERVSSTSMTFKRPIAKLCLLPTDPPPAETPPEDEPEPEPELIDE